From the bacterium genome, the window GGAAAGCCGTGTCAGCATCTCCTTGGAGATGCGGATATCTTCGTTATAGTCGCTTGCGGCAACCCAAAGCCTGATAATATCCGCCCCGTAGTCCTTGATGATATCCTGAGGAGGGATTACATTCCCCGTAGACTTAGACATTTTCCTTCCCTGGCCATCCACAACATGTCCGTGGGTCAATACGCTTTTAAAAGGCGAACTCCCATCAATGCACATGGACGGGATCAACGAAGACTGGAACCAGCCGCGGTGCTGGTCAGAGCCTTCGAGGTATAACTCGCAAGGCACTCCGCCTAATTCCCCGCGCTTCTTAAGCACTGCCTGAGAGCTTACCCCGGAGTCAAACCAGACATCAAGGATATCCGTTCCTTTAGCAAACTCGCCTGCGCCGCAGGGACATTTTAACCCCGCGGGGATAAAATCTTCAGCCTCCCGGATAAACCAGCAATCCGTTCCTTCATTAGCGGTAAATTCCCTGTATTTTTCAATAACTCCGGGATCCAGGAATTCATTATTACATTTTTTGCAAATCAAAGAAGGAATGGGGACTCCCCAGTATCTCTGGCGGGAGAGGCACCAATCCGGGCGCAATTCAACCATGCTGGCTATTCTCTCCCTGCCTGCTTCAGGAATAAAATTTATTTTATCTTTTATCTCAGCCAGGGCCTTTTTACGTAAATCATTATGGTCAATCTTCAGGAACCACTGGTTAGTTGCCCGGAATATAATAGGGTTCTTGCAGCGCCAGCACAAAGGATAGGAATGCGTTATTTTATCGGACAATAATAATAACCCTGAAGATTGCAATTTCTCAAGTATCGCCTTATTAGCATCAAAAACATTCATCCCTTGGAATTCAGCGGCGCTGGAATCAAAATTTCCCTTAGGATCAACCGGCATAACTGTTTCCAGCTTGTATCTTAAGCCGGTCAGGAAATCATCCATCCCGTGGCCCGGGGCCGTATGCACCAATCCGCTTCCGTCTTCAGCCGAAACATAATTCGCTAAGACAACCTTCCCTTTACGTAAACCGAGGGGATGTTCATAAGCCAGGCCTTCCAGGTCCCGGCCTTTAAATTCCCGGAGCACTTCGTATTTTTCAACCCCCAGAGAAGACAAAACCTGCATCCTTACATTGGCGATGATGATATTGCCTCTATTTGTCTTAAGATACGAATAGGCAAAATCTGGATGCACCGCTACAGCGACATTGGCAATCAGCGTCCAGGGGGTAGTAGTCCAAATGATTAAATAACTATCCTCCGGAAAATCCTTGCTGCTATCCAGCCTGAATTTAACGAAA encodes:
- the ileS gene encoding isoleucine--tRNA ligase, which produces MDYKATLNLPQTKFAMKADLPKREPLFLEAWQSQDIYRLIREKAKDSPKYVLHDGPPYANGNIHIGHALNKILKDIIVKYKTMQGFSSPYVPGWDCHGLPVEHALFKELKMNKYQINQVEFRKKAHDYATKYVNIQKEEFQRLGVFGDWDNPYLTLNREYEEAIVGSFLDLVRKGYIYRGLKPVNWCFRCETALAEAEVEYEDHASPSVFVKFRLDSSKDFPEDSYLIIWTTTPWTLIANVAVAVHPDFAYSYLKTNRGNIIIANVRMQVLSSLGVEKYEVLREFKGRDLEGLAYEHPLGLRKGKVVLANYVSAEDGSGLVHTAPGHGMDDFLTGLRYKLETVMPVDPKGNFDSSAAEFQGMNVFDANKAILEKLQSSGLLLLSDKITHSYPLCWRCKNPIIFRATNQWFLKIDHNDLRKKALAEIKDKINFIPEAGRERIASMVELRPDWCLSRQRYWGVPIPSLICKKCNNEFLDPGVIEKYREFTANEGTDCWFIREAEDFIPAGLKCPCGAGEFAKGTDILDVWFDSGVSSQAVLKKRGELGGVPCELYLEGSDQHRGWFQSSLIPSMCIDGSSPFKSVLTHGHVVDGQGRKMSKSTGNVIPPQDIIKDYGADIIRLWVAASDYNEDIRISKEMLTRLS